In one window of Porites lutea chromosome 8, jaPorLute2.1, whole genome shotgun sequence DNA:
- the LOC140946084 gene encoding octopamine receptor beta-2R-like: MADDESYASTMSGRARIVIEMVIFICIILTTAIGNSLVCISVIKFRHLRTNTNFILLSLAFTDLSMVIIMVLNAATTVTEKWIFGEWGCQAIASIGLSLSFISILHLCFLSVDRYIAIQKPFRYQFIITKRRVRNILLLIWLSVAVLTNIPLADFEFRAYTYGCTELKSNKPSSPYIFFLVSVFVIIPFAIIFFSNIVVFRTAFRQARQLSREERRLRESLADICDEDETQQEKSPETHSMKREIKSAQTFALVIGLFLCCYTPFYTAGTYRKIAGSVKVPPRVILITMWIAFANSFCNPIVYALRYLPFREAFKTLISCRRKGNYNCAYPPDSSWVRERQGTALSALSNNSVQ, encoded by the coding sequence ATGGCTGATGATGAATCATACGCGTCCACGATGTCAGGAAGAGCTAGAATTGTCATTGAAATGGTGATATTTATTTGCATCATTTTAACAACGGCGATAGGCAACTCACTGGTTTGCATTTCTGTTATCAAATTCCGCCATCTTCGGACAAACACGAACTTCATACTGCTAAGCTTAGCTTTCACAGACCTAAGCATGGTTATTATTATGGTTTTAAATGCAGCAACGACAGTGACTGAGAAGTGGATCTTTGGAGAATGGGGTTGTCAAGCCATCGCTTCAATTGGTCTCTCGCTCTCCTTCATTTCAATTCTTCACTTGTGTTTCCTAAGCGTGGATCGCTACATCGCTATCCAAAAACCATTTCGTTATCAATTCATTATCACTAAAAGGAGGGTCAGAAACATTTTACTGCTGATTTGGCTGTCTGTAGCCGTTTTGACGAACATCCCACTAGCAGATTTTGAATTCAGGGCTTATACCTATGGATGCACTGAGTTAAAAAGCAACAAGCCATCTTCGCCGTATATCTTTTTTCTCGTCTCAGTATTTGTAATCATACCCTTCGCAATAATTTTCTTCTCCAACATCGTTGTTTTTAGAACAGCTTTCAGGCAAGCGAGACAGTTGAGTCGAGAAGAGCGAAGGCTAAGAGAGTCCTTGGCAGACATTTGCGACGAAGATGAAACACAACAGGAAAAATCACCGGAAACACATTCTATGAAAAGAGAAATCAAGTCTGCGCAAACTTTTGCCCTTGTTATTGGGctgtttctttgttgttatACACCTTTCTACACTGCGGGTACTTACAGAAAGATTGCTGGATCTGTTAAAGTGCCACCTAGGGTTATATTAATAACGATGTGGATTGCTTTTGCCAACTCGTTCTGTAACCCGATTGTTTATGCCTTACGGTATTTGCCATTTCGTGAGGCGttcaaaactttaatttcttgTAGACGGAAAGGCAATTATAATTGTGCTTATCCGCCAGATTCTTCTTGGGTACGTGAAAGACAAGGGACTGCTTTGTCAGCTTTATCGAACAACTCggttcagtga